The following coding sequences are from one Rutidosis leptorrhynchoides isolate AG116_Rl617_1_P2 chromosome 11, CSIRO_AGI_Rlap_v1, whole genome shotgun sequence window:
- the LOC139875901 gene encoding uncharacterized protein has protein sequence MDFLTLSIELLFDSTSSEEEEEIQPRNRFQRQPRRFLNRDREAAGELLWNDYFCENSTFPDDIFKRRFRMCKVLFLRIRDGILQHSYTPNAPDHFTFFQQRPDALGRLGFSTIQKITCALRQLSYGMTADIFDEYIKMAEKTGYVTLNNFCKCIIDLFGREYLRKPNATDIARLYSAHEEKHGFKGMLGSIDCMHWAWKNCPVAWKGQYTRGDHGHPTIMLEAVASYDMSIWHAFFGMAGSNNDINVLNHSPLFDSLRKDRAAPSPFEVNGNHYPFGYYLADGIYPDWTTLIKGYSTPIEEPRKKFTKFQAFHPYPIL, from the exons ATGGATTTTTTAACCTTAAGTATCGAATTGTTATTCGATTCAACGTCGTCCGAAGAAGAGGAAGAAATCCAACCAAGAAATCGTTTTCAAAGACAACCACGACGTTTTTTAAATAGAGATCGTGAAGCAGCGGGTGAATTATTGTGGAACGATTACTTTTGTGAAAATTCGACGTTTCCGGACGACATTTTCAAGAGACGATTTCGGATGTGCAAAGTTTTATTTCTCCGTATCCGAGACGGTATTCTTCAACACTCTTATACTCCTAATGCCCCCGATCATTTTACTTTTTTCCAACAACGTCCGGATGCACTTGGACGTCTTGGTTTTTCAACTATTCAAAAAATAACTTGCGCGTTACGGCAATTGTCGTATGGGATGACCGCGGATATATTTGATGAATATATTAAAATGGCAGAAAAAACGGGTTATGTTACTTTAAATAATTTTTGCAAGTGTATAATTGACTTATTTGGGCGGGAATATTTGAGGAAGCCTAATGCAACTGACATTGCTCGGTTGTATTCGGCGCACGAGGAGAAACATGGTTTCAAGGGAATGTTGGGTAGTATTGACTGTATGCATTGGGCATGGAAAAATTGTCCCGTTGCATGGAAAGGTCAATATACGAGAGGTGATCACGGTCACCCGACGATCATGCTTGAAGCGGTTGCTTCATACGATATGTCGATATGGCATGCGTTTTTTGGGATGGCGGGTTCAAACAATGACATTAATGTGTTAAATCATTCTCCGTTGTTTGATTCCCTTCGTAAGGATAGAGCCGCACCTTCACCGTTTGAAGTAAACGGAAACCATTATCCCTTTGGTTACTACTTGGCGGACGGGATATATCCCGATTGGACAACACTAATAAAGGGGTATTCAACTCCTATTGAAGAGCCTAGAAAAAAATTTACTAAATTTCAAGCGT TTCATCCGTATCCAATTTTATAA